Proteins encoded together in one Candidatus Deferrimicrobium sp. window:
- the alaS gene encoding alanine--tRNA ligase, whose product MTGAQLRSAFLEYFGKNGHKILPSASLVPGNDPTLLFTNAGMVQFKEYFLGLSTADWKRATTAQRCLRVSGKHNDLENVGYTARHHTLFEMLGNFSFGDYFKKEAIFFGWDFLTREVGLDGTRMTVSVFREDDEAYNLWHKTMGIPASRVVRFDEKDNFWSMGATGPCGPCSEILFDQGEGVGCGRPGCAVGCDCDRFLEIWNLVFMQFNQDESGKRTTLPKPSIDTGMGLERLAAVVQGVTSNYDTDLFRPVLDGISRQCGVPVGKSPTLDAAMRVVADHARATAFLIADGIVPSNEGRGYVLRRIMRRALRHGKKLGFDGPFLHRVAGIVVEEFQEAYPGLAQSASFVDTVAFQEERRFLETLDAGLRMVEEEFSRMSGGGKVFPGEVAFKLYDTYGFPVDLTADLCRERGVTLDTAGFEMEMEKQRVQSRVSWKGGEIGAQDAVAGELSRAGITVDFVGYERMESDARVVAIFRQGARVASAASGEEAELVTDVTPFYGESGGQAGDTGEVQGDGFNLRVLDTRRVSAEQIIHRVKVLSGTLREGRKAKLRVDEASRRLTQGNHTATHLLQAALRKVLGTHVKQAGSYVGPDKLRFDFSHFEALSPETLSVVEEEVNRVVFSPRPVTWESLPYEQAVAAGAMAFFGEKYADIVRMVTVPEVSRELCGGTHVRDTAEIGLFRILSEGAVAAGVRRIEAITGLPAWRSLREEAGMLHGVARELKVAAPEVPERVRKLTAQIKALEKALQEARRRSSRDLVGEILSGAKEIDGVRRVSAEAEAMDAAALRDLADAVKGKLSSGILLLGAREGERCHLVAGVTPDLTGRFSASDIVRKAAALVGGGGGGRKDMAQAGGSRVENLPEALASISTWK is encoded by the coding sequence ATGACGGGTGCGCAGCTCCGCTCCGCCTTTCTCGAATATTTCGGAAAGAACGGGCACAAGATCCTCCCCAGCGCCTCCCTCGTCCCCGGAAACGATCCGACACTGCTGTTCACGAACGCCGGGATGGTGCAGTTCAAGGAGTATTTCCTCGGGTTGTCGACGGCCGACTGGAAGCGGGCGACCACGGCGCAACGGTGCCTTCGGGTCAGCGGCAAGCACAACGACCTCGAAAACGTGGGCTACACGGCGCGGCACCACACGCTTTTCGAGATGCTTGGGAACTTCTCTTTCGGCGACTACTTCAAGAAGGAGGCGATCTTCTTCGGGTGGGACTTCCTCACCCGCGAGGTCGGCCTCGACGGCACTCGGATGACCGTCTCCGTCTTCCGGGAGGACGACGAGGCATACAACCTCTGGCACAAGACGATGGGGATTCCCGCCTCGCGGGTCGTCCGGTTCGACGAGAAGGACAACTTCTGGTCCATGGGCGCCACTGGGCCGTGCGGCCCCTGCTCCGAAATCCTCTTCGATCAGGGGGAGGGTGTGGGGTGCGGCCGCCCCGGATGCGCGGTGGGGTGCGACTGCGACCGGTTTCTCGAGATATGGAATCTCGTGTTCATGCAGTTCAACCAGGACGAGTCGGGGAAGCGGACCACCCTGCCGAAGCCGAGCATCGACACCGGGATGGGGCTGGAGCGGCTTGCCGCCGTGGTGCAGGGGGTGACCAGCAACTACGACACGGACCTGTTCCGGCCGGTCCTCGACGGGATATCCCGGCAGTGCGGGGTGCCCGTCGGCAAGTCCCCCACCCTCGACGCGGCGATGCGGGTAGTCGCCGACCACGCGCGGGCCACCGCCTTCCTCATCGCCGATGGGATCGTCCCCTCCAACGAGGGGCGCGGGTACGTGCTGCGACGGATCATGCGACGTGCATTGCGACACGGGAAGAAGCTCGGGTTCGACGGCCCCTTCCTCCACCGGGTCGCGGGAATCGTCGTCGAGGAGTTCCAGGAGGCGTACCCGGGTCTCGCCCAGAGCGCGTCGTTCGTGGACACGGTGGCGTTCCAGGAGGAGCGGCGATTCCTCGAGACGCTGGACGCGGGACTGCGGATGGTCGAGGAGGAATTCTCCCGCATGTCCGGTGGCGGCAAGGTCTTCCCGGGCGAGGTCGCCTTCAAGCTCTACGACACGTACGGGTTCCCGGTGGACCTCACCGCGGATCTCTGCCGGGAGCGGGGAGTCACCCTCGATACGGCGGGGTTCGAGATGGAGATGGAAAAACAGCGCGTCCAGTCCAGGGTCTCCTGGAAAGGCGGCGAGATCGGCGCGCAGGACGCCGTGGCCGGCGAACTTTCCCGCGCCGGGATCACCGTCGACTTCGTCGGGTACGAGCGGATGGAATCGGACGCCCGCGTCGTGGCGATCTTCCGCCAGGGGGCGCGGGTCGCCTCCGCGGCGTCGGGCGAGGAAGCGGAGCTGGTGACCGACGTGACGCCCTTCTACGGGGAGTCCGGCGGCCAGGCGGGGGATACCGGCGAAGTACAGGGGGACGGATTCAACCTCCGGGTACTGGATACCCGCAGGGTGTCCGCGGAACAGATCATCCACCGGGTCAAGGTCCTTTCAGGGACGCTCCGGGAGGGGCGGAAGGCGAAGCTCCGGGTGGACGAGGCGTCCCGACGGCTCACGCAGGGGAACCACACGGCAACGCACCTTCTCCAGGCGGCGCTGCGGAAGGTACTGGGCACCCATGTGAAACAGGCCGGATCGTACGTCGGACCTGACAAGCTCCGGTTCGATTTTTCCCACTTCGAAGCGCTTTCCCCCGAAACGCTTTCCGTGGTCGAGGAAGAGGTGAACCGGGTCGTCTTCTCCCCGCGTCCCGTCACGTGGGAGTCCCTCCCTTACGAACAGGCGGTGGCGGCGGGTGCGATGGCGTTCTTCGGGGAGAAATATGCCGATATCGTCCGGATGGTGACCGTCCCGGAGGTGAGCCGGGAGCTGTGCGGCGGGACGCACGTGCGGGACACTGCCGAGATCGGACTCTTCCGCATCCTTTCGGAAGGCGCGGTGGCGGCCGGGGTCCGGCGCATCGAGGCGATCACGGGGCTGCCCGCCTGGCGTAGCCTGCGGGAGGAGGCCGGGATGCTTCACGGCGTGGCCCGGGAGTTGAAAGTGGCGGCCCCGGAGGTGCCGGAGCGTGTGCGAAAGCTTACCGCGCAGATCAAGGCGTTGGAAAAAGCGCTCCAGGAGGCGCGCCGTAGATCGTCACGGGACCTGGTGGGGGAGATCCTCTCCGGCGCGAAGGAGATTGACGGGGTCCGGCGTGTATCCGCCGAGGCGGAGGCGATGGACGCCGCGGCGCTGCGCGATCTGGCCGATGCGGTGAAAGGGAAGCTCTCGAGCGGGATCCTGCTCCTTGGAGCTCGAGAGGGGGAACGGTGCCACCTGGTCGCCGGGGTCACCCCAGACCTCACGGGGAGATTCTCGGCGTCCGATATCGTTCGAAAGGCGGCGGCGCTGGTGGGCGGCGGGGGCGGCGGACGGAAGGACATGGCCCAGGCCGGCGGTTCCCGCGTTGAAAATCTGCCGGAAGCGCTCGCCTCGATCTCTACGTGGAAATGA
- a CDS encoding regulatory protein RecX, which yields MKRAVPRSRHRGDAGRPPGGGIELAIGMLARRPLSEGEVALRLARKGLDEDEIPAVLSRLRELGLLEDAALCLRLARSYQEDRRYGPAKIASKLASRRFPRDLVEDALREVSSPGAVAEAAATALRKKFREGIPPGHDGAAKAYRFLAGRGFPPDACRAAVGRRRTEFSQGD from the coding sequence TTGAAAAGGGCGGTCCCCCGAAGCCGTCATAGGGGAGACGCCGGTCGGCCCCCGGGCGGGGGAATCGAGCTCGCCATCGGGATGCTGGCGCGGCGCCCCTTGAGCGAGGGAGAGGTCGCCCTGCGGCTCGCGCGCAAGGGGCTCGACGAAGACGAGATCCCCGCGGTCCTCTCGCGGCTGCGCGAGCTGGGCCTGCTCGAAGACGCCGCGTTGTGCCTCCGGCTGGCGCGTTCGTACCAGGAAGATCGGCGGTACGGTCCGGCGAAGATCGCGTCGAAGCTCGCGTCGCGCCGCTTCCCCCGGGACCTCGTCGAGGACGCGCTTCGGGAGGTCTCTTCTCCCGGCGCGGTTGCCGAGGCCGCGGCAACCGCGCTTCGGAAGAAGTTCCGGGAAGGGATTCCCCCCGGGCACGATGGGGCGGCGAAGGCGTACCGGTTTCTGGCAGGGCGCGGCTTCCCTCCCGACGCCTGCAGGGCCGCTGTCGGCCGGCGGCGGACCGAATTTTCCCAAGGAGACTGA
- a CDS encoding type IV pilus twitching motility protein PilT encodes MELNEILRAASRHGASDVHLKVGLPPVFRINGKLVPLKVPEPLKPPDLTAMTEIVFQEGQKERFALHHELDCAYGVPGLGRFRVNVFQQRGTIGIVMRLVPVGVRRFEDLHLPKVMEKISLEERGLILCTGTTGCGKSTTLATMVQYINTHRSCHIMTIEDPIEFLLRDGKSIINQRELGVDTLSFADALKSALRQDPDVILVGEMRDLETIETAIIAAETGHLVLSTLHTMDAAETINRIVATFPPFQQKQIRLQLSSVLKAVISQRLLPRADGQGRVPAAEILLNTARVREYIEDKDKTRKIREAIAQGFVSYGMQTFDQSLLTLLKEELVTLDEALRQASNPDDFALRVRGVSSTSDLTWDDFEKGGPPKPS; translated from the coding sequence TTGGAGCTGAACGAGATCCTTCGCGCGGCGTCGAGGCACGGCGCCTCGGACGTGCACCTGAAGGTCGGACTTCCCCCCGTCTTCCGGATCAACGGGAAACTCGTGCCCCTCAAGGTCCCCGAGCCGCTGAAGCCCCCGGATCTGACCGCGATGACGGAGATCGTCTTCCAGGAGGGGCAGAAGGAGCGGTTCGCCCTGCACCACGAGCTCGACTGCGCCTACGGCGTCCCGGGGCTGGGCCGGTTCCGCGTCAACGTGTTCCAGCAGCGGGGGACGATCGGCATCGTGATGCGGCTCGTTCCCGTCGGGGTGAGGCGCTTCGAGGATCTCCATCTCCCCAAGGTGATGGAAAAGATCTCCCTGGAGGAGCGGGGGCTGATCCTCTGCACCGGGACGACCGGATGCGGCAAGTCCACCACGCTTGCGACGATGGTCCAGTACATCAACACCCATCGAAGCTGCCACATCATGACGATCGAGGATCCGATCGAGTTCCTCCTGCGCGACGGCAAGAGCATCATCAACCAGCGGGAGCTCGGAGTGGACACGTTGTCATTCGCCGATGCCCTGAAGAGCGCCCTCCGGCAGGATCCCGATGTGATCCTCGTCGGGGAGATGCGTGACCTCGAGACGATCGAGACGGCGATCATCGCCGCGGAAACGGGGCACCTCGTCCTGTCGACGCTTCACACCATGGACGCCGCAGAAACGATCAACCGGATCGTGGCGACGTTTCCCCCGTTCCAGCAGAAACAGATCCGCCTGCAGCTGTCTTCCGTCCTGAAGGCGGTCATTTCGCAGCGGCTGCTTCCCCGCGCGGACGGCCAGGGGCGCGTTCCCGCCGCGGAGATCCTGCTGAACACCGCCCGGGTCCGGGAATACATCGAGGACAAGGACAAGACCCGCAAGATCCGCGAGGCGATCGCGCAGGGGTTCGTGAGCTACGGGATGCAGACCTTCGACCAGTCCCTCCTGACGCTTCTCAAAGAGGAATTGGTCACCCTCGACGAGGCCCTCCGGCAAGCCAGCAACCCCGACGACTTCGCCTTGCGGGTCCGCGGGGTATCGTCGACCTCTGACCTCACGTGGGACGATTTTGAAAAGGGCGGTCCCCCGAAGCCGTCATAG
- the recA gene encoding recombinase RecA, with protein sequence MSQDAGRRKALDMAVAAIEKNYGKGAIMRLGADAPVENVPVISTGAISLDAALGIGGIPRGRVTEIFGPESSGKTTLALHIIAEAQRTGGIAGFVDAEHALDLAYARRLGISTEDLLISQPDTGEQALEIAEMLVRSGALDVVVVDSVAALVPKAEIEGEMGDAHMGLQARLMSQALRKLTGTISKSRTAVIFINQIRQKIGVMFGNPETTTGGNALKFYATVRLDIRRIAQIKKDDAVIGGRTRVKVVKNKLAPPFREAEFDILYGEGISREGDILDLGVEQDVVEKSGAWYSVGGERIGQGRENARLFLKEHPEMAGDLAKKILAKRGIVAASEAATEGA encoded by the coding sequence ATGAGCCAGGATGCAGGCCGCCGCAAGGCGCTCGACATGGCCGTCGCGGCGATCGAGAAAAATTACGGCAAGGGAGCCATCATGCGGCTGGGGGCGGACGCCCCCGTCGAGAACGTCCCCGTCATCTCCACCGGGGCGATCTCCCTCGACGCCGCGCTCGGCATCGGCGGGATCCCGCGGGGGCGGGTCACGGAGATCTTCGGGCCGGAATCGTCCGGCAAGACCACGCTCGCCCTGCACATCATCGCCGAGGCGCAGCGCACCGGGGGGATCGCCGGGTTCGTCGACGCGGAGCACGCCCTCGATCTCGCTTATGCGAGGAGGCTAGGGATCTCCACGGAAGACCTCCTGATCTCCCAGCCCGACACGGGGGAGCAGGCCCTCGAGATCGCGGAAATGCTGGTCCGCAGCGGCGCACTCGACGTTGTGGTGGTCGACTCCGTCGCTGCGCTGGTTCCGAAGGCGGAGATCGAGGGTGAGATGGGAGACGCCCACATGGGGCTCCAGGCCCGCCTCATGTCCCAGGCGCTGCGCAAGCTCACCGGGACGATCAGCAAATCCCGGACAGCGGTCATCTTCATCAACCAGATCCGGCAGAAGATCGGGGTCATGTTCGGCAATCCCGAGACCACCACCGGGGGGAACGCACTCAAGTTCTACGCGACGGTTCGGCTGGACATCCGCCGGATCGCCCAGATCAAGAAGGACGACGCCGTGATCGGCGGCCGCACGCGGGTCAAGGTGGTGAAAAACAAGCTTGCTCCGCCGTTCCGCGAGGCGGAATTCGACATCCTTTACGGGGAAGGGATCTCCCGGGAGGGCGATATCCTCGACCTCGGCGTCGAGCAGGACGTCGTCGAGAAGAGCGGCGCGTGGTACTCTGTCGGCGGGGAGCGGATCGGGCAGGGGCGGGAGAACGCGCGCCTGTTCCTCAAGGAGCATCCGGAGATGGCCGGCGACCTGGCGAAGAAGATTCTTGCGAAACGCGGGATCGTGGCGGCCAGCGAGGCGGCGACGGAAGGAGCGTGA
- the thpR gene encoding RNA 2',3'-cyclic phosphodiesterase, which yields MRAFLGIGLPADVRDAIVSSIAQVRGLHAPVAWTAQRNLHITLYFLGEISPERALLVERSMKVVASGIEPFSLTPEGGGAFPGTRNPRILWVGFLEPLELVRQLQQNMESALSGAGFPREDRPFHPHITVGRTRGALPPAWGERFFQALSGKRFGIVPVSSFTLYDSRLGPGGAVYTPLCDFRLERSARREIREEKEP from the coding sequence ATGAGGGCGTTCCTCGGCATCGGTCTTCCCGCCGACGTCAGGGACGCCATCGTGTCGTCGATCGCGCAGGTACGGGGCCTCCACGCCCCCGTCGCGTGGACGGCGCAGCGGAACCTGCACATCACCCTGTATTTCCTCGGTGAAATCTCACCGGAGCGGGCGCTTCTCGTTGAGCGGTCGATGAAGGTCGTGGCCTCCGGAATCGAGCCGTTCTCCCTGACGCCGGAAGGAGGGGGAGCGTTCCCCGGCACGAGGAACCCGCGAATCCTCTGGGTCGGGTTTCTCGAACCGCTTGAATTGGTAAGGCAGTTGCAACAGAATATGGAAAGCGCCCTTTCGGGGGCCGGTTTTCCCCGGGAGGACCGTCCGTTCCACCCGCACATCACGGTCGGGCGTACCCGCGGGGCGCTCCCTCCAGCGTGGGGAGAGCGGTTTTTCCAGGCGCTTTCCGGGAAAAGATTCGGGATCGTTCCCGTGTCGTCCTTCACGTTGTACGATAGCCGTTTGGGGCCGGGGGGGGCGGTCTATACCCCGCTGTGCGATTTCCGCCTCGAACGATCCGCCAGGCGGGAAATACGAGAGGAGAAGGAACCATGA
- a CDS encoding nicotinamide-nucleotide amidohydrolase family protein, with the protein MADRLTASAAKLLGTVLSASGKTLAVAESCTAGLLGGAVTSIPGSSLYFSGGVVAYGNSAKISLLGVPPDLISARGAVSREVALAMAEGVLSLFRADLAIAVTGIAGPGGGSRGKPVGTVWVAVVALGGVRHAHRFRFPGGREAVRRETVKASLRAAIDVLRTDAAEGS; encoded by the coding sequence TTGGCTGACCGGTTGACCGCCTCGGCGGCGAAGCTCCTCGGAACGGTGTTGTCCGCTTCCGGGAAGACCCTCGCCGTGGCGGAATCGTGCACGGCGGGCCTGTTGGGGGGAGCGGTCACCTCGATCCCCGGCAGTTCCCTCTATTTTTCCGGCGGCGTCGTGGCGTACGGCAATTCCGCGAAGATCTCGCTGCTGGGCGTTCCACCCGACCTGATCTCCGCGCGAGGCGCGGTGAGTCGCGAGGTGGCGCTTGCGATGGCGGAAGGAGTCCTCTCCCTCTTCCGTGCGGACCTCGCGATCGCCGTCACAGGCATCGCCGGGCCCGGCGGCGGGAGTCGCGGGAAGCCTGTAGGGACGGTGTGGGTCGCCGTCGTTGCCCTGGGTGGGGTCCGGCATGCGCACCGGTTCCGGTTTCCCGGAGGCCGCGAGGCGGTCCGCCGGGAGACCGTCAAGGCCTCGCTTCGCGCCGCCATCGACGTTCTGCGAACCGATGCGGCGGAGGGGTCATGA
- a CDS encoding phosphatidylglycerophosphatase A, translating into MGDVQVNRFRENRWVRRGLRAVATGFGAGRFPVAPGTAGTLVALPLWYWSGGWGVRHLFLLIAVLLVSVPAAREEMAATGSPDPGSVVIDEIAGMLLAATGIPWGVRPVLLLFLLFRVFDVLKFGPAAWLDARRGAVYVVADDLAAGVYAGLAYRGITWLTG; encoded by the coding sequence ATGGGCGACGTACAAGTCAATCGATTTCGGGAAAACCGGTGGGTCCGCAGAGGATTGCGCGCCGTCGCCACGGGGTTCGGAGCGGGTCGGTTTCCCGTGGCCCCCGGGACGGCGGGAACCCTGGTCGCCCTGCCCCTCTGGTACTGGTCGGGCGGATGGGGGGTGCGTCATCTTTTTCTCCTGATCGCGGTGCTCCTCGTTTCCGTTCCCGCCGCCCGGGAGGAGATGGCCGCGACGGGGAGCCCGGATCCCGGGTCCGTGGTCATCGACGAGATCGCGGGGATGCTGCTGGCGGCCACCGGCATCCCCTGGGGGGTTCGCCCGGTCCTCCTGCTCTTCCTTCTGTTCCGTGTTTTCGATGTGCTCAAATTCGGGCCCGCCGCATGGCTCGACGCCCGCAGGGGGGCCGTCTACGTGGTGGCGGACGACCTTGCGGCAGGAGTGTACGCGGGACTCGCGTACCGGGGGATCACTTGGCTGACCGGTTGA
- a CDS encoding HEAT repeat domain-containing protein, with protein sequence MTEPPETPDDLSLQRVTQAVTEFAKGIKSASFYPAGHPVLLHTVTKIIRLLEAVPLPEQGLSIDVTKNALFYRDIPLPSGGNKAVLDLNRELYLRRASRIIFLPNLQPDEVVSCLKIITLDPDEIQDAGGLERILLREKVARIWANRVDYDQLTQLLKEEELEEVQPEELTDDLLAPSDILLLADAPPEEVVTIETLIARIAKETDPSAYRGHIVEFSRFLLAERAERKIEFSMQAIAIFIQHIQTPPAGSGEIAGLARLGIKEVASEELVTHYIGLLKKRGARGRHEIDRVLVALEERSVGPLLQALAEEEDLLVRKAIVEIVTRIGRVAVPTILENLNDSRWYMVRNMITVLGSLGMPDLAPHVVSTLSHHDLRVKKEAIKALSRIPHPSAVTALCELCFFPEETVALAATAALAPKKETEAVVALYRRAVAKIILYPNYRLAHEAIDSLRAIGTEEAVTALEEILALRVLWRTEKFRAMKFHALRSISKIKGERSEEVLDRARRSDDRSLRLEAERILGRRTT encoded by the coding sequence ATGACCGAGCCCCCGGAAACTCCGGACGACCTTTCCCTGCAGCGGGTCACGCAGGCGGTCACCGAATTCGCCAAGGGGATCAAAAGCGCGAGCTTTTATCCCGCCGGCCACCCTGTCCTGTTGCACACCGTCACGAAGATCATCCGGCTTCTCGAAGCGGTCCCGCTCCCCGAACAGGGCCTTTCGATCGACGTCACGAAAAACGCCCTCTTCTACCGGGACATCCCGCTGCCCTCCGGCGGAAACAAGGCGGTCCTGGACCTCAACCGGGAGCTGTACCTGCGGCGCGCGTCGCGGATCATCTTTCTTCCCAACCTTCAGCCGGACGAGGTCGTTTCCTGTCTCAAAATCATCACGTTGGATCCCGATGAGATCCAGGACGCCGGGGGGCTGGAGCGGATCCTGCTGCGGGAGAAGGTGGCGCGGATCTGGGCAAACCGTGTGGACTACGACCAGCTCACGCAACTCCTGAAGGAGGAGGAACTCGAGGAGGTCCAACCCGAGGAACTCACCGATGACCTGCTGGCGCCCTCGGACATCCTGCTGCTGGCCGATGCGCCGCCCGAGGAAGTCGTCACGATCGAAACCTTGATCGCACGGATCGCGAAGGAGACCGATCCCTCCGCCTACCGGGGGCACATCGTCGAGTTCTCGCGGTTCCTCCTCGCTGAACGCGCCGAGCGGAAGATCGAATTCTCGATGCAGGCGATAGCGATCTTCATCCAACATATCCAGACTCCTCCCGCAGGAAGCGGCGAGATCGCGGGGCTCGCCCGCCTGGGGATCAAGGAGGTGGCCTCCGAAGAACTGGTGACGCATTACATCGGCCTTCTCAAGAAGCGTGGAGCCCGCGGTCGCCATGAGATCGACAGGGTGCTCGTCGCGCTGGAGGAGCGATCCGTCGGGCCGCTGCTCCAGGCCTTGGCCGAGGAGGAGGATCTGCTCGTCCGGAAGGCGATCGTCGAGATCGTGACACGGATCGGGAGGGTCGCGGTCCCCACGATCCTGGAGAACCTGAATGACTCCCGATGGTACATGGTACGAAACATGATCACCGTCCTCGGCAGCCTCGGGATGCCGGACCTGGCGCCGCACGTCGTCTCCACACTTTCCCATCACGATCTGCGCGTGAAGAAGGAGGCGATCAAGGCGCTCTCGAGGATCCCCCACCCTTCCGCCGTGACCGCCCTCTGCGAGCTCTGCTTCTTCCCCGAGGAAACGGTGGCCCTCGCCGCCACCGCAGCGCTGGCGCCGAAGAAGGAGACGGAGGCGGTCGTCGCACTGTACCGCCGGGCGGTGGCCAAAATCATCCTCTACCCGAACTACCGGCTGGCCCATGAGGCGATCGACTCCCTCCGGGCGATCGGCACCGAAGAGGCGGTCACCGCGCTCGAGGAGATCCTCGCCCTGCGCGTCCTGTGGCGCACGGAAAAGTTCCGGGCCATGAAATTCCACGCCCTCCGGAGCATCTCAAAGATCAAGGGGGAGCGGTCGGAGGAGGTTCTCGATCGGGCCCGGCGATCCGATGACCGGTCGCTCCGGCTCGAGGCCGAGCGCATCCTCGGAAGACGCACAACGTAA
- a CDS encoding HD-GYP domain-containing protein yields the protein MDRRQMESAIAGVIRCLGASLKNRGLYPSSHPLVRTPVEKCWMELAPFFADRSELALTISDGTLVLEGVPIFQLTSSLELFMARLGAIGLPAVIFERGVSVEDIELFVRFLHETKEQGLPISEIQRRLARWGVTHIRVTTIEDEEKDDFTLAREIYENAVNVVVRALKDVRKGKTPDGAESVRAAREMNGMVSRNRDAMLALTLIKNFDEYTYNHSVNVSVISLAVAETLGLPETERIGVGVAGLLHDVGKTQLALDLIRKPGTLTVEEFEEIKKHPEEGFAILGKMTHIQEATRSVVREHHMRFDRTGYPRPEPEYRMNPHSYLIAVADCYDALTTMRSYQKARTPQQALEIMRKLAGKSLDPDLVELLERSLGVYPVGTMVRLSTMEVGVVTGSTDGGKGEPKVAILFDRSGNPLAAPHGVDLKEPDPSSGRPRRMILGTVNPLMHPPVSMSGVLQTVTM from the coding sequence GTGGACCGAAGACAGATGGAGAGCGCGATCGCCGGAGTCATCCGCTGCCTGGGGGCTTCGCTGAAAAATCGGGGGCTGTATCCGTCGTCGCACCCCCTGGTCCGAACACCCGTGGAAAAGTGCTGGATGGAGCTCGCTCCATTCTTCGCCGACCGGTCGGAGCTTGCCCTCACCATCTCGGATGGGACTCTTGTCCTCGAGGGAGTCCCCATCTTCCAGCTGACCTCATCCCTCGAACTCTTCATGGCGCGGCTCGGTGCCATCGGGCTTCCCGCCGTCATCTTCGAGCGCGGCGTCTCGGTCGAAGACATCGAGTTGTTCGTCCGGTTCCTGCACGAGACAAAGGAGCAGGGACTGCCGATCTCCGAGATCCAGAGACGCCTGGCCCGGTGGGGGGTCACCCACATCCGGGTCACCACCATCGAAGACGAGGAAAAGGACGACTTCACCCTCGCCCGGGAGATCTACGAAAACGCCGTCAATGTCGTGGTCAGAGCCCTGAAGGACGTGAGGAAGGGGAAAACGCCGGACGGCGCGGAATCCGTCCGGGCAGCCCGGGAGATGAACGGGATGGTCTCGCGGAACCGCGACGCCATGCTGGCGCTCACGCTGATCAAGAACTTCGACGAATACACCTATAACCATTCGGTGAACGTCTCCGTGATCTCCCTGGCCGTGGCCGAGACCCTCGGACTGCCCGAGACCGAACGGATCGGCGTCGGCGTCGCCGGCCTCCTCCACGACGTCGGAAAGACGCAGCTCGCCCTCGACCTCATCCGGAAGCCCGGAACCTTGACCGTCGAGGAGTTCGAGGAGATCAAGAAGCACCCCGAGGAAGGGTTCGCCATTCTTGGAAAGATGACCCACATCCAGGAAGCGACGCGCTCCGTCGTGCGGGAACATCATATGCGTTTCGACCGTACCGGCTATCCGAGGCCCGAGCCGGAGTACCGGATGAACCCGCACTCCTACCTCATCGCGGTCGCCGACTGCTACGACGCGCTGACGACCATGCGCTCCTACCAGAAGGCGCGGACACCGCAACAGGCGCTCGAGATCATGCGGAAGCTGGCGGGGAAATCGCTCGATCCGGACCTTGTGGAGCTGCTGGAGCGGTCCCTCGGGGTCTACCCCGTGGGAACCATGGTACGGCTGAGCACGATGGAGGTCGGGGTAGTGACCGGATCCACGGACGGTGGAAAGGGCGAGCCGAAGGTGGCGATCCTCTTCGACCGGTCGGGGAACCCGCTGGCCGCCCCGCACGGGGTGGATTTGAAGGAGCCCGATCCGTCTTCGGGGAGGCCCCGCCGGATGATCCTCGGGACCGTTAACCCGCTGATGCACCCGCCCGTGTCGATGAGCGGGGTCCTCCAGACCGTAACGATGTAA
- a CDS encoding HEAT repeat domain-containing protein has protein sequence MIERIEEALTKLLSDPSAAVREAASGAMDHIRAKRSVEDFRSRIRGGTVEEKLRTIYAAAELGGSEGVSLLLQALSDRNGEVRGAAVRALSPFPSPSVIKSLWEMLPRERGVVLGNLLETLGASGRKELAPHVEKFLDHPEPEVRAKAVTAYSRLCNGPGWEKILPRIGDPNETVRAAVAGALGGWTSSPRP, from the coding sequence ATGATCGAGCGGATCGAGGAGGCGTTGACCAAGCTGCTGTCGGACCCGTCCGCGGCGGTGCGGGAAGCCGCGTCCGGGGCGATGGACCATATCCGGGCGAAACGGTCGGTCGAGGATTTCAGGTCCAGGATCCGCGGCGGCACCGTCGAGGAGAAGCTCCGCACGATCTACGCGGCTGCGGAGCTGGGGGGCTCGGAAGGGGTCTCTCTTCTCCTGCAGGCGCTTTCGGACCGGAATGGGGAGGTCCGCGGGGCGGCCGTTCGGGCGTTGTCCCCGTTCCCCTCGCCGAGCGTGATCAAGTCCCTGTGGGAGATGCTCCCCCGGGAACGGGGGGTGGTGCTTGGCAACCTCCTGGAGACGCTGGGCGCTTCCGGACGGAAAGAACTCGCCCCTCACGTCGAAAAGTTCCTCGACCACCCCGAACCGGAGGTCCGGGCGAAGGCGGTTACGGCGTATTCCCGTTTGTGCAATGGTCCGGGGTGGGAAAAGATCCTGCCGCGTATCGGGGACCCGAACGAAACCGTTCGCGCCGCGGTTGCGGGAGCGCTGGGGGGATGGACGTCGTCCCCGCGGCCCTGA